The genomic window tttattgctTGTATTTGTGCAAAAACAGGACAAATGTTTCTAAGAATGGGAGAGCCTGATATATATtctagcaggggtccccaaacttggcaactttaagacttgtggacttcaacttctggagaattctggaagtttaagtccacaagtcttaaagttgccaagtttgaaaactcTGTTCTACAGAGTAGGTATACTGTATAGAGAATACATATATGGTATACTGTATACATACTGTATCCTCCCAAATTTCAGACTCCTTATGGACTGATGAAAGCAATCAGAAAAGGAAAGCATTACTCTTACAGAGACACTCTTgttaagagaagagaagagaagacagaatagagaatagagaataggagtagagaatagagaatagagaatagagaatagagaatagaacagaatagaataaagtgtgattggacacacaaggaatttgtctttggtgcacatgctctcagtgtacataagaagacaagatacattcgtcaagaaggtacaacacttaatgatagtcatagggtacaaataaggctCCCGAGCTCACTCACCAGGTTGACGGGATGCACGTAGCCCTTCTCATAGCAGTCTTCTTGCAGCAACTGCCGCAGGTGGGCGATGTAGCTGGAGGCCAGGCGCAACGTATCCAGCTTGGAGAGCTTGGTGTCCGGAGGCACCCAAGGCAGGCTGGTTTTCAGGCGCGAGAAAGCTTTGCTCAGCACGCGCATGCGGGCTCGCTCGCGCGCGTTCGCCGCGTTGCGCTGCGACTGCTTGCATTCCGGCGTCGAGCCGCTGGCGCTCCGACCCGCCGCCGGTTGCTTCTTAATCCCGCCGCCTTCTCTGGCCCCGGAGCCTCCCTTCGTGCGTTTCTTTTTGCTCGCCACCGCCTCCTCGTCTTCCTCGTCCTCTTCGTCGTCTTcttcgtcgtcctcctcctcttcctcctcttcttcctcttcagaaTTATCCAGCGAAGGGCACGTTTCACCACGGGGACGTCGCTTAGAGCGGGGCGGCGCCCGGTACTCCAGCTGCAGCTCCCTCAAATCCATCCGACGCTCCGGCAGCTCCTCGGAGCCTGTAAGCATGGCCAAACCCCGGGACGCCAGAGACGGGCGCCAGTCAGAAGGCGCCCCCTCCGAAGAGGAGCTCCACGACGGCTTGCGGTGGTTCTTCGGCCAGGGGGGTATATATATGTGCCAGGGAGAGCGGGGCAAACCATCTGCGCGGGGCAAGGGGGGAGGGCGCAAAAATGAGCAGCCTGCGTAGGGGCGCTGCGGGGGCAAACTAGGCTCTGCGCGAGTCAGCCATCCCTTCGCCTGTCTTTGGCTCGTTCCCAGTCCCTCGGGATCCGGGGAGAGCGCGCAGAGGAGGAGGTTGGAAAGCACCCAACACCCGTCATTGAGCAAAAAGCCCCGCCTTAGCCGCAGTGAGCTGCTGTCCCTGTGCCGTCGGGTATGCGGTTAGTGCATTCCGGAGTGCTGAAAAATTGCTCGAGATTTTAAGCCtaattttggggtgggggtagCCACTACGGTGGCTACTTGTATCTGGTGTTCTCTGCTTATGATGGGTTTTCAACACCCGCCTTTCCAATGTCGGGTTTGGTGAAGAATAAGAGAACTTAAAATCCAACAACTCAATATCCATAAAACATAAATATGACTTTAAGAACTTCAGAGGCTCAACCAGTAAGACAGTAGACGCTGAGGTTGAGGCGGGAGCGTCTGTCTACTGGCTGAGCCTCTGCAATGTTAGATGGGGGTCCAATCTCGTGGGCGACCCGGGTCAAAGCAAAGAGGGAGGATGCGAGCGTGATCAAACCGAATCAGAAGTGATTCCATTATTAGCCAATTCAATTACATAGGAGGAAACGACGCTGGAGGGCGTCGCTCCCGAAATAATTCGAAATGGACGGATCCCCGACTTGTGCTAGAAACCGGTCGAAAGACCCCGTCTAGTCCTGTCCTTCAATTTCCCGCGACGTCCGatgactttaactttaacttttaataaatttatatgctgcccaatcccgtaggactccgagCGGCTTCTCAGGACGGGATGCCGCTTTCTTTCCTTTAGGCGGATTCGATCTCCTTCCTAAAGATTTTGGAAATCAAGGAAAATGTGTTTGAATTGATTTGGTGCCAGAGGTTCCAAAGTTATTCTAAAAGTTGCAGCCTGTAGCCACGTCTAAATAGATGGATCTAATGCTTACATTGAGAATTGGAGGCGGTGGGCTGGGGGGAAAATCCCTCACGCTCTTCTTTGGAACAGCATAAAGTCCATTAAAACTGGATCGAATTCCTTGAACACCTTCCTACTATGAGCAGGATCGACTTTGGGAGAAACAATCTTAAATTTCATTGATATCATGAATTAATCTGAAATAAATTCTTTAAAATCAACGtcctattttttaaacaaacaaactgaaCCTAACCTGTCGTTAAAGTTAGATTTGCATGTTATGGATTTTGGCATGctggaaataatttaaaaaaggaaacaaattgtCTTCAAGGctagaagtaaataaaataatcaagaaaTTGGTGAGATTGGAACTGGTGAAAAGCAAGTAAAACCCTTGAAATGCAATTTAGATGACTCAGTTTTATTGCCACTTTGCAGATTTCCCAAAGTGTGGGGACTGGTCTAAACTATATTAAATTTTATCAGAATAAGGTGGGCTTCTTttgaaagtctttaaaaacaaggGAGTAGGCTCATGAAGTAGTGCTTAAAAGAAAATACCAAGGTAATCAGTGACATAATTAACTTTTGCATACAACCCTGATGATCTGTAATTGATCTTCATTCACTTAGATGGAAACAAACACTTTACTTCTTAATAAGACTCATTTATTCCAAGTACTTTTAACAAGGATTACTCTGAGCCTGACTTTGCTACTATTCCACCCTGGCAACATTTCTTAATACTGTACCTCTCTTCagttttaaatcatatttaaaaatatgggCTTCAGCAGCTGCTTAATGTAACACACCTGGAAGGTAAATTTGAGGCAATCCAGGTTATTTTCTGAAATTAAATTTCGTGGACTTTCAGTCTCTGGAATTCATAAATGGCAGTTTCAAGATTGTCTTGttgtaaataaaatatgtatgcAAATAAATGAA from Thamnophis elegans isolate rThaEle1 chromosome 8, rThaEle1.pri, whole genome shotgun sequence includes these protein-coding regions:
- the MSC gene encoding musculin, whose translation is MLTGSEELPERRMDLRELQLEYRAPPRSKRRPRGETCPSLDNSEEEEEEEEEEDDEEDDEEDEEDEEAVASKKKRTKGGSGAREGGGIKKQPAAGRSASGSTPECKQSQRNAANARERARMRVLSKAFSRLKTSLPWVPPDTKLSKLDTLRLASSYIAHLRQLLQEDCYEKGYVHPVNLTWPFVVSGRPESDTKDVPTASRLCGTTA